One genomic segment of Brassica napus cultivar Da-Ae chromosome A3, Da-Ae, whole genome shotgun sequence includes these proteins:
- the LOC106451961 gene encoding probable ubiquitin-conjugating enzyme E2 17 isoform X2, translating into MTTSSESTRKGLTKIATNRLQKEFVEWQTNPPAGFKHRVSDNLQRWTIEVKGAPGTLYANETYQLQVEFPEHYPMEAPQVIFQHPAPLHPHVYSNGHICLDVLYGSWSPAMRLSSICLSILSMLSSSAVKQKPKDNDHYLKNCKNGRSPKETRWRFHDDKA; encoded by the exons ATGACAACTTCATCTGAATCAACTCGCAAG GGTCTGAccaaaattgccacaaatagaCTTCAGAAAGAGTTCGTGGAGTGGCAGACTAACCCTCCTGCTGGTTTCAAGCACAGAGTCTCTGATAATCTCCAACG ATGGACTATTGAAGTGAAGGGAGCTCCAGGAACTCTTTATGCCAATGAAACTTACCAACTTCAAGTGGAATTTCCTGAGCATTATCCTATGGAAGCTCCACAGGTTATCTTTCAGCATCCAGCTCCACTCCATCCTCATGTTTACAGCAACGGTCACATTTGCTTGG ATGTTTTGTATGGTTCATGGTCGCCTGCAATGAGACTAAGTTCAATCTGTCTTAGCATTCTCTCAATGCTCTCAAGCTCCGCTGTGAAG CAAAAGCCGAAAGACAACGACCACTATTTGAAAAACTGCAAAAATGGTAGATCTCCAAAGGAAACGAGGTGGCGGTTCCATGACGATAAAGCATAA
- the LOC106451961 gene encoding probable ubiquitin-conjugating enzyme E2 17 isoform X1 has product MTTSSESTRKGLTKIATNRLQKEFVEWQTNPPAGFKHRVSDNLQRWTIEVKGAPGTLYANETYQLQVEFPEHYPMEAPQVIFQHPAPLHPHVYSNGHICLDVLYGSWSPAMRLSSICLSILSMLSSSAVKVCRVFVLSLLSMALYGMVHSLLMTFLILLCSFLQQKPKDNDHYLKNCKNGRSPKETRWRFHDDKA; this is encoded by the exons ATGACAACTTCATCTGAATCAACTCGCAAG GGTCTGAccaaaattgccacaaatagaCTTCAGAAAGAGTTCGTGGAGTGGCAGACTAACCCTCCTGCTGGTTTCAAGCACAGAGTCTCTGATAATCTCCAACG ATGGACTATTGAAGTGAAGGGAGCTCCAGGAACTCTTTATGCCAATGAAACTTACCAACTTCAAGTGGAATTTCCTGAGCATTATCCTATGGAAGCTCCACAGGTTATCTTTCAGCATCCAGCTCCACTCCATCCTCATGTTTACAGCAACGGTCACATTTGCTTGG ATGTTTTGTATGGTTCATGGTCGCCTGCAATGAGACTAAGTTCAATCTGTCTTAGCATTCTCTCAATGCTCTCAAGCTCCGCTGTGAAGGTTTGTCGTGTGTTtgtcctttctcttctttctatgGCTTTGTATGGTATGGTACATAGTCTTCTTATGACGTTTCTTATTCTCTTATGCTCATTCTTGCAGCAAAAGCCGAAAGACAACGACCACTATTTGAAAAACTGCAAAAATGGTAGATCTCCAAAGGAAACGAGGTGGCGGTTCCATGACGATAAAGCATAA
- the LOC106451963 gene encoding 50S ribosomal protein L7/L12, which yields MRNLRIISSHLSRGLRSIQPHPIQSRRSYSSQSENVSKIVTELSNLTLLETMDLTELLRKKLGVSDMPVMAAMAFPGSGGGGGPGAAAAGKGEEKKKAEAKTAFDVMLQGFESASKIKVIKEVRSVTDLGLKEAKDLVEKAPTLLKKGVSKEEAEKIIEKLKAVGAKVDME from the coding sequence ATGCGAAACCTACGAATCATCTCCTCCCATCTCTCACGAGGTTTGAGATCCATCCAGCCACACCCGATCCAATCCCGTCGGAGCTACTCATCGCAATCGGAAAATGTCTCCAAAATCGTAACCGAGCTCTCCAACCTCACGCTCCTGGAGACAATGGACCTCACCGAGCTCCTCAGGAAGAAGCTTGGCGTCTCCGATATGCCCGTGATGGCGGCGATGGCGTTTCCGGGatctggaggaggaggtggtccCGGAGCTGCGGCGGCTGGGAAgggggaggagaagaagaaggcggAGGCGAAGACGGCGTTCGACGTGATGCTGCAAGGGTTTGAATCGGCGTCGAAGATTAAAGTGATTAAGGAGGTGAGGTCGGTTACGGATTTGGGGTTGAAGGAGGCTAAGGACTTGGTGGAGAAAGCGCCTACGTTGCTGAAGAAGGGAGTTAGTAAGGAGGAAGCTGAGAAGATTATAGAGAAGTTGAAGGCTGTTGGTGCTAAAGTTGATATGGAGTGA
- the LOC106345263 gene encoding peroxidase 49: MARLTSFLLVISLLCFLPLCLCHKSYGGKLSPGFYAHSCPQAGEIVRSVVAKAVARETRMAASLIRLHFHDCFVQGCDGSLLLDSGGRITSEKNSNPNRKSARGFDVVDQVKAQLEKECPGTVSCADALTLAARDSSVLTGGPSWMVPLGRRDSRSASLSGSNNNIPAPNNTFQTILTKFKRQGLDVTDLVALSGSHTIGFSRCTSFRQRLYNQSGNGRPDMTLEQSFAANLRQKCPRSGGDQILSVLDKVSPAKFDNSYFKNLVENMGLLNSDQVLFSSNDKSRELVKKYAEDQGEFFEQFAESMIKMGNISPLTGSSGEIRKNCRKINS, translated from the exons atggcaAGACTCACTAGCTTTCTCCTTGTTATTTCTCTTCTTTGCTTTCTCCCTCTTTGTCTCTGTCACAAGAGCTACGGAGGCAAACTCTCCCCAGGCTTTTATGCACATTCATGCCCACAAGCTGGGGAGATAGTGAGATCAGTTGTAGCTAAAGCTGTTGCTAGAGAGACTCGTATGGCTGCTTCCTTGATCAGACTTCATTTCCACGACTGTTTTGTTCAG GGTTGTGATGGCTCTTTGCTTCTAGACAGCGGTGGGAGGATAACGAGTGAGAAAAACTCAAACCCTAACCGAAAATCAGCTCGTGGATTTGATGTTGTCGACCAGGTCAAAGCTCAACTTGAGAAAGAATGTCCTGGAACTGTCTCTTGCGCTGATGCTCTCACCCTAGCCGCTAGAGACTCATCTGTTCTT ACTGGTGGACCAAGTTGGATGGTTCCATTGGGAAGAAGAGATTCAAGAAGTGCAAGCTTGAGTGGTTCGAACAACAACATCCCTGCACCAAACAACACTTTCCAGACAATTCTCACAAAGTTCAAACGCCAAGGACTTGATGTCACCGACCTTGTCGCTCTCTCCG GGAGTCACACCATTGGATTCTCGAGATGCACGAGTTTCAGACAGAGGCTATACAACCAGTCTGGAAACGGTCGTCCAGACATGACACTGGAACAATCTTTCGCTGCTAACTTGCGCCAAAAGTGTCCAAGATCCGGAGGAGACCAGATTCTCTCGGTGCTGGACAAGGTCAGCCCGGCGAAGTTCGACAACAGCTACTTCAAGAACTTGGTGGAGAACATGGGGTTGTTGAACTCGGACCAGGTTCTGTTCAGCAGCAACGATAAATCTAGAGAGCTTGTAAAGAAGTACGCAGAGGATCAAGGAGAGTTTTTCGAGCAGTTTGCGGAATCCATGATCAAGATGGGAAACATCTCTCCCTTGACGGGTTCGAGTGGAGAAATCAGGAAGAACTGCAGGAAGATAAACTCTTGA
- the LOC106451964 gene encoding long chain base biosynthesis protein 1, with translation MDTNLVEMFRAGLNWVTMALDAPSARVVLFGVRIQWHIFVEVLLGFVIVILLSQKSYKPPKRPLTEQEIDELCDEWVPEPLIPPITEDMMHEPPVLESAAGPHTTVNGKDVVNFASANYLGLIGHQKLLESCTSALEKYGVGSCGPRGFYGTIDVHLDCETRISKFLSTPDTILYSYGLSTMFSTIPCFCKKGDIIVADEGVHWGIQNGLQLSRSTIVYFKHNDMDSLRSTLEKIMTKNKRSKNLRRYIVAEAVYQNSGQIAPLDEIVKLKEKYKFRVILDESNSFGVLGRSGRGLAEHHGVPIEKIDVVTAAMGHALATEGGFCTGNARIIDYQRLSSSGYVFSASLPPYLASAAITAIDVIDQNPELLVKMKHNIALLWKGLKDIKGMSLASDPESPIVFLKLEKSSGSTKEDLLLLEKMADRALKEDSLLVVSSKKSFLDKCRLPVGIKLLVSAGHSESDLVKVSESLKRLASELLL, from the exons ATGGATACGAATCTGGTGGAGATGTTCAGGGCAGGTTTGAATTGGGTGACAATGGCTCTGGATGCTCCTTCAGCTAGAGTTGTCTTGTTCGGTGTCCGAATCCAAT GGCACATCTTTGTTGAAGTTTTGTTGGGTTTTGTAATTGTTATCCTCCTCTCTCAAAAGAGTTACAAACCTCCCAAGAGACCGTTAACTGAGCAG GAAATAGATGAGCTGTGTGATGAATGGGTTCCTGAGCCTCTTATACCACCAATTACTGAAGACATGATGCATGAACCACCAGTTCTTGAAAG TGCTGCTGGACCGCATACGACGGTTAATGGAAAAGACGTGGTGAATTTTGCGTCTGCTAATTATCTTGGACTCATTGGACACCAGAAGTTGCTG GAATCATGCACTTCTGCGTTGGAGAAATATGGCGTTGGTTCTTGTGGTCCTCGTGGATTCTATGGTACTATTG ATGTTCATCTTGATTGTGAAACCAGAATATCAAAGTTTTTGAGTACTCCTGATACAATCCTTTATTCATATGGGCTTTCCACGATGTTCAGCACCATTCCTTGTTTCTGTAAAAAAGGCGATATCATTGTTGC CGACGAGGGTGTTCACTGGGGGATACAAAATGGACTTCAGCTTTCAAGAAGCACAATCGTGTACTTCAAGCACAATGACATGGACTCTCTCCGTAGCACCCTCGAGAAGATCATGACAAAGAACAAGCGCTCTAAGAACTTGAGGCGTTACATTGTAGCTGAAGCTGTATATCAG AACTCTGGTCAAATCGCACCTCTCGATGAGATAGTGAAACTGAAAGAGAAGTATAAATTTCGTGTTATATTGGACGAAAGCAACTCTTTCggcgtgcttggccgttccggGAGAGGTCTTGCAGAGCATCACGGTGTCCCT ATTGAGAAGATAGATGTTGTGACTGCTGCAATGGGCCACGCACTAGCCACAGAAGGTGGGTTCTGCACTGGGAATGCCCGCATCATCGATTACCAGAGACTTAGCAGTTCAGGATACGTGTTCTCTGCTTCTTTGCCACCATACCTTGCGAGCGCTGCTATCACAGCCATCGATGTCATTGATCAGAACCCTGAGTTGTTAGTTAAGATGAAGCATAACATTGCTCTGTTGTGGAAAGGATTGAAGGATATCAAGGGGATGTCGCTAGCAAGCGACCCTGAGTCACCTATTGTCTTCTTAAAGCTAGAGAAATCGAGTGGTTCGACTAAAGAGGACTTGCTTCTACTCGAGAAAATGGCTGATCGT GCGCTGAAGGAAGACTCGTTGTTGGTTGTGAGCTCTAAGAAGTCGTTTCTTGATAAGTGCCGGTTGCCTGTGGGTATCAAACTCTTGGTCTCAGCGGGACATTCAGAGTCTGATCTTGTTAAAGTATCTGAGTCTCTGAAGAGACTCGCTTCAGAGCTTCTACTCTAA
- the LOC106345264 gene encoding probable methyltransferase TCM_000336: MDKRDLEREFHMTGGVGKTSYARNSSLQKKASDDAKHITLEILQQLYKETKPKSLVIADLGCSSGPNTLSTIRDIIKAVISAHRREIPSQPLPELNFFLNDLPGNDFNSIFKTLPDFHLELKRDTNDDESPSVFIAAYPGSFYGRLFPEKTVHFIYASYSLHWLSKVPPALYDDQGKSINKGCVNICSSSPEAVSKAYYSQFKEDFSSFLWFRSKEVVAGGRMVLIVLGRKGPDHVDRGNSFFWELLARSLADLVAQGETEEEKLDSYEMHFYAPSAAEIEDEVNKEGSFELVKLEMLEVDKEKGNEDGISYGKAAAKTVRAVQESMLSLHFGEEILDKLFDTYGRMVDEELAKEDIRPITFVVVLRRKLSNIEMKPTYM, translated from the exons ATGGATAAGAGGGATCTAGAAAGAGAGTTTCACATGACAGGAGGAGTTGGGAAAACTAGTTATGCAAGAAACTCTTCCTTACAG AAGAAAGCATCTGATGACGCCAAACACATCACGCTAGAGATACTGCAACAGCTCTACAAAGAGACAAAACCCAAGAGTTTAGTAATAGCTGACCTGGGATGTTCTTCAGGACCAAACACTCTCTCCACCATTAGAGACATCATCAAAGCCGTCATATCTGCTCACCGCCGCGAGATCCCAAGCCAGCCCTTACCAGAACTCAACTTCTTCCTTAACGATCTCCCAGGGAATGACTTCAACTCCATATTCAAGACCTTGCCTGACTTTCACTTAGAGCTCAAGAGAGATACCAACGATGATGAATCCCCTTCAGTTTTCATTGCAGCCTACCCTGGATCATTCTATGGAAGGCTCTTCCCTGAAAAGACCGTCCACTTTATTTATGCCTCTTACAGCTTACACTGGCTTTCCAAG GTTCCTCCAGCTTTGTATGATGATCAAGGCAAGTCCATAAACAAAGGTTGTGTTAACATCTGCTCCTCGAGCCCTGAAGCCGTTTCCAAAGCTTACTACAGTCAATTCAAGGAAGATTTCTCCAGCTTCCTATGGTTTAGATCAAAAGAGGTGGTTGCTGGAGGCAGAATGGTGCTCATAGTACTTGGAAGAAAAGGTCCAGATCATGTTGATAGAGGAAACTCTTTCTTCTGGGAACTTCTCGCAAGATCCTTAGCAGATCTTGTTGCAcag GGAGAAACTGAGGAAGAGAAGCTCGATTCTTACGAGATGCACTTTTACGCTCCGAGTGCTGCTGAGATAGAAGATGAAGTGAACAAAGAAGGGTCTTTTGAATTAGTGAAGTTAGAGATGTTGGAAGTGGACAAGGAGAAAGGCAACGAGGATGGTATCAGTTACGGTAAGGCGGCTGCGAAGACGGTAAGAGCGGTTCAAGAGTCAATGCTTTCACTACACTTCGGGGAAGAGATTCTTGACAAGCTGTTTGATACATATGGTAGAATGGTTGACGAGGAGTTGGCTAAGGAAGACATAAGACCCATCACATTTGTTGTTGTCCTAAGAAGGAAGCTCTCAAACATAGAAATGAAACCTACATATATGTAG
- the LOC106345265 gene encoding uncharacterized protein LOC106345265, whose product MQMLRSFSTRTRSRRGGYERVSDDSTFSLLGAKLRRSSSVPYYAPSIKLGAGGVPTILEELPRQKSKKVKPTSKFSHPIFSFLYGKKKKSTTRKPEFSRYLEYLKEGGMWDARTNTPVIYFK is encoded by the coding sequence atgCAAATGCTAAGAAGCTTTAGCACGAGGACAAGAAGCCGTCGTGGAGGGTACGAGCGAGTAAGTGATGATTCAACTTTCAGTTTACTCGGAGCAAAGCTAAGAAGATCCTCGAGTGTTCCTTACTACGCTCCATCTATAAAGCTTGGTGCTGGTGGTGTTCCGACCATTCTTGAGGAGCTTCCTCGTCAGAAATCCAAGAAAGTCAAACCAACAAGCAAGTTCAGCCACCCGATCTTTAGCTTTTTATatggaaagaagaagaagtctacAACTAGGAAGCCTGAGTTTTCTAGGTATCTTGAGTATTTGAAGGAAGGTGGTATGTGGGATGCCAGAACTAACACGCCTGTTATTTATTTCAAGTAG
- the LOC106453954 gene encoding uncharacterized protein LOC106453954 has protein sequence MGDSVPLKLALPELKYPIGSQPKEKSAINQYSGSDYISIVKSILKPDEMIRVRGSFLGPVMKLSERGLKLSAKIVYAILTRSIVSVKENEAWFHFGAQPMRFSIREFHMMTGLKCSGALEGPRRETERFNWELLKGRSHKLSDVVDQLRNTREDASEERICLAMLILVESILLRKSKGGSFPLEYAKNAQDMTYPWGKEAYIVLLKSIQNAVANHLENKSKFELQGYPLVFLLWILESIPLLRDKFSKCVPTVEVPGPTYLCEKYTEVENPSLDRVLQVEADTKLKVHCILPSIPHDPEDDISIEDKYSDELETVKDVTKKGYKITADDWENRCVDTFDTLDALIQMMANKETGQASTPIDEDSVNEKVNRIITVMEENLKSMKDRMSLLEEENIHLRARVSELEGNNNVFPTNVTQKETMIESAASPKSQQNEETMNESDDETLALDTQVFSPNLTKEKETETSTDERPSNPNQDGKPDDEIVIESPAAQTQVLQKETLEMNETPSSPISPKSIEAQVFTPIQKQQTVTEETYEATQPLTEIISANNKKEDTHAVHHTPSSPLSSLIALVIEENKNALSETETATQYFSTSEGEHTQSSRKNQAEEYLKDTTEPTTELVSTDVSKTQPLTPQTQHLQTSEGDQSDETPSEQNQAEENLKDTTEPTTELVSTYVSKMPPITQQTEHLQTSAIDFSETNEVEVSRLLAHFQIGAEVEILSTDDEIWYPGKVVDLKLCEGLEELTVEYTTLFTDQHNRLQKLQDTITADKIRPATPTSDQKSFEMMDKVEAFYNNGWSSGQISMVLGDNTYSVCLYTSMETILFKHSDLRIHREWKDGVWKMADKVKPDKKRKAAASSQNSGMDNVFLRRSERVPKRSRDTKTPFKSDRNPALTVIPEIIPAVDPFSTPAEHKLSRLQNWMTLKPGMHETSLSINDNKIRKSFFQSMENAKKDLKKEHIDGAFAMLNCRRNENAAWFHNYKIPKACFLPMEFLHCLLSDDLAYKKEKVKGKKIFNDIFKDTVRGKVYPEKTWGEDVDVVYGITLGKKSNVWIGMEIHLKKKRITVYDCFQKESNSIDIPQVKKLAVLISNLLVESSGDEVDKVKMIPFEIEQAQGLPKTKHPFNCGIFLVKILEC, from the exons atgggAGATTCAGTACCTCTAAAACTAGCACTGCCAGAGCTGAAGTATCCTATTGGTTCACAGCCAAAGGAAAAGTCAGCAATCAACCAATACTCTGGTTCAGATTATATCTCTATTGTCAAAAGCATCCTAAAACCAGATGAGATGATAAGAGTCCGAGGATCATTTCTGGGACCTGTAATGAAGCTCAGTGAGAGAGGATTGAAGTTATCAGCAAAGATAGTCTACGCCATTCTCACTAGAAGCATCGTTTCTGTCAAGGAGAATGAAGCCTGGTTCCATTTCGGTGCGCAGCCAATGAGGTTCTCTATAAGAGAATTTCATATGATGACAGGCTTGAAATGTAGTGGTGCATTAGAAGGACCACGAAGGGAAACCGAGAGATTTAATTGGGAATTGCTAAAGGGGCGTAGTCATAAGTTAAGTGACGTGGTGGACCAGCtcagaaacacaagagaagatgcTTCTGAGGAGAGAATATGCCTCGCAATGCTCATCCTGGTAGAGAGCATATTATTGCGGAAGAGCAAAGGAGGGAGTTTTCCTTTGGAATATGCGAAAAATGCACAGGATATGACATATCCATGGGGAAAAGAGGCTTACATTGTGCTCCTGAAGTCAATTCAAAACGCTGTCGCGAATCATTTGGAGAATAAATCCAAATTTGagttgcaaggttatcctctagTATTCCTTCTTTGGATACTAGAGTCGATTCCTTTGCTAAGGGATAAGTTCAGTAAGTGTGTACCAACAGTTGAGGTTCCTGGGCCGACTTACTTGTGTGAAAAATACACTGAGGTAGAGAATCCATCACTTGATAGGGTTTTACAGGTTGAAGCTGATACAAAG CTGAAGGTCCATTGCATACTACCTTCTATTCCTCATGATCCAGAAGATGATATCTCCATTGAAGACAAATATAGTGACGAGCTGGaaacagtgaaagatgtaaCAAAGAAAGGGTACAAGATTACAGCCGATGACTGGGAAAATAGGTGTGTAGACACATTTGACACATTGGATGCTCTTATTCAAATGATGGCAAATAAGGAGACTGGCCAAGCTTCTACTCCGATTGATGAGGATTCAGtaaatgaaaaagtgaacaggatCATCACGGTAATGGAGGAGAATCTGAAGAGCATGAAGGATCGAATGTCATTactagaagaagaaaacatacaTCTTAGAGCTCGTGTGTCAGAGTTGGAAGGAAACAACAATGTTTTTCCCACTAACGTGACACAAAAG GAGACAATGATTGAATCAGCTGCATCTCCAAAGTCTCAACAAAATGAG GAGACAATGAATGAATCAGATGATGAAACTCTTGCCCTTGATACTCAAGTATTCTCTCCTAATCTGACaaaagag AAAGAAACAGAAACGTCTACCGATGAGAGGCCATCCAATCCTAATCAAGATGGAAAACCAGATGATGAG ATTGTGATTGAGTCACCTGCTGCTCAGACTCAAGTTTTGCAAAAAGAAACACTGGAAATGAATGagacaccttcttctccaatatCTCCAAAGAGTATTGAGGCTCAAGTTTTTACTCCAATTCAGAAACAGCAg aCGGTAACAGAGGAAACGTATGAGGCTACACAGCCATTGACTGAGATCATTTCAGCAAACAATAAAAAG GAGGATACACATGCTGTGCATCACACACCTTCCTCTCCATTGTCTTCACTAATTGCACTAGTtattgaagaaaataagaatgctttg AGTGAGACAGAAACTGCGACCCAATATTTTTCTACAAGTGAAGGAGAGCATACACAATCAAGCAGAAAGAATCAAGCAGAAGAATATCTCAAGGATACTACAGAACCTACTACTGAGCTAGTTTCCACAGATGTTTCGAAGACACAGCCTCTTACTCCGCAAACACAGCACCTTCAGACAAGTGAGGGAGATCAATCCGATGAGACACCATCAGAGCAGAATCAAGCAGAAGAAAATCTCAAGGATACTACAGAACCTACTACTGAGCTAGTTTCCACATATGTTTCGAAGATGCCGCCTATTACTCAGCAAACAGAGCATCTTCAGACAAGTGCTATAGATTTTTCAGAAACAAACGAG GTTGAAGTAAGCAGGCTTCTAGCTCACTTTCAAATAGGCGCAGAGGTTGAGATTTTGTCTACTGATGACGAAATATGGTATCCAGGAAAGGTTGTTGATCTTAAACTGTGTGAAGGACTAGAGGAGCTGACAGTTGAGTACACGACACTCTTCACAGACCAACATAATAGACTTCAGAAACTTCAGGATACTATCACGGCTGACAAAATACGTCCTGCAACACCAACTAGTGACCAAAAATCCTTTGAGATGATGGATAAGGTAGAAGCCTTTTACAACAATGGCTGGAGCAGCGGACAAATTAGCATGGTACTTGGTGATAACACATACTCGGTGTGTCTCTATACTTCTATGGAAACTATTCTATTCAAACATTCAGATTTGCGAATTCATAGAGAATGGAAAGATGGAGTCTGGAAGATGGCAGATAAG GTGAAGCCTGATAAGAAAAGGAAAGCTGCTGCCTCATCACAAAATTCAGGAATGgataatgttttcctaagaagGAGCGAGAGGGTGCCTAAACGATCTAGAGACACAAAAACTCCATTCAAGTCTGACAGAAATCCGGCTTTAACTGTAATACCTGAGATTATACCTGCAGTTGATCCGTTTTCAACTCCTGCGGAACATAAGCTTTCAAGGCTTCAAAATTGGATGACATTAAAGCCCGGCATGCATGAAAC GTCCCTATCAATCAATGATAATAAGATAAGGAAATCTTTCTTTCAAAGCATGGAAAATGCAAAAAAGGACCTTAAGAAAGAG cacatTGATGGAGCCTTTGCAATGCTAAATTGCAGAAGAAATGAGAATGCTGCTTGGTTCCACAACTACAAGATTCCAAAGGCGTGCTTCCTACCTATGGAGTTCTTGCATTGCTTGCTCTCTGATGATTTGGCttacaagaaagaaaaggtCAAAGGTAAAAAGATTTTCAACGATATATTTAAAGATACTGTGAGAGGGAAGGTATATCCAGAGAAGACATGGGGAGAAGATGTTGATGTTGTGTATGGGATTACTCTTGGAAAAAAAAGCAATGTCTGGATTGGGATGGAAattcatttgaagaagaaaagaatcacaGTATATGATTGTTTTCAAAAGGAAAGCAACAGCATTGATATTCCTCAAGTGAAAAAGTTGGCAG TGTTGATTTCTAATCTGCTGGTGGAATCTTCTGGTGATGAGGTAGATAAAGTGAAGATGATTCCATTTGAGATTGAGCAGGCACAAGGTTTACCCAAGACAAAACATCCTTTCAACTGTGGGATATTTCTTGTCAAGATTCTGGAGTGCTAG
- the LOC106345716 gene encoding uncharacterized protein LOC106345716, whose translation MEEEQTQSVNPSEGDGDKKGKAKAVACKKNEAAGPSEDGVGKMAKEMEVKQGKSVKPSQDDHAKKGKPDVGKKKKANAQPVDMLPFLQREEKRPIRPRNPPIPVTPEVILPIDPFVTPEFPRFSRLAHWMDLRGIYRVPFYINGKEIEKEFFQKMDDAENNLNKEHINVAFEMLNCKRVEQGAWFRNNNLPAACFVPVKFLEVVGYAYESVRKPHKKKQTLLEGCVGELVKGLIHPKKVWLEDVDVIYGVIEDKLSYHYIGVEIQLMDNTITLFHCGLPKANIKRALNQIQELAVLISAIKMELLGEEVNFEDISPFEVKFAEGLPKTKFPYNCGIFVVKMLECRSLGLKSMANINDETAMDLRSKLCCEIFDQFMDKDFQEGQRK comes from the exons ATGGAAGAAGAGCAGACGCAGAGTGTGAATCCAagtgaaggagatggtgataaaaag GGGAAGGCGAAGGCTGTCGCTTGTAAGAAAAATGAAGCAGCTGGTCCATCAGAAGATGGTGTTGGGAAAATGGCAAAAGag ATGGAAGTAAAGCAGGGTAAGAGTGTGAAACCAAGTCAAGACGATCATGCAAAAAag ggGAAGCCTGATGttggtaagaagaagaaagcaaatgCTCAGCCAGTAGATATGCTTCCTTTTCTACAGCGAGAAGAGAAGAGGCCAATACGACCTAGAAACCCTCCTATACCTGTAACACCTGAGGTAATCCTTCCAATTGATCCATTTGTGACACCTGAATTTCCTCGGTTTTCAAGGCTTGCACACTGGATGGATCTACGGGGCATATATCGTGT ACCGTTTTATATCAAtggaaaagaaattgaaaaagagttctttcaaaaaatggacgatgcagaaaacAATCTCAACAAAGAG CACATAAATGTTGCATTTGAAATGCTAAATTGTAAGAGGGTTGAGCAAGGTGCTTGGTTCCGCAACAACAATCTTCCAGCAGCATGCTTTGTACCAGTCAAATTcttagaagtggttgggtacgcTTATGAATCTGTCAGGAAGCcacataagaaaaaacaaacgtTATTGGAGGGCTGTGTAGGCGAACTTGTGAAAGGTTTAATACATCCAAAGAAGGTATGGCTGGAAGATGTTGATGTTATATATGGTGTCATTGAAGATAAGTTGAGCTATCACTATATTGGGGTGGAGATACAATTGatggacaacacaatcacaCTCTTCCATTGTGGTCTTCCAAAAGCAAATATCAAACGTGCTCTTAATCAAATCCAAGAACTGGCAG TGTTGATTAGTGCCATAAAGATGGAACTTCTTGGTGAAGAGGTTAATTTCGAAGATATCAGTCCATTTGAAGTTAAGTTTGCAGAAGGGCTTCCAAAGACAAAATTTCCATACAACTGTGGTATTTTTGTTGTGAAGATGCTGGAATGCAGGTCACTGGGATTGAAGAGCATGGctaatataaatgatgaaacTGCGATGGACTTACGAAGCAAGCTATGTTGTGAGATCTTCGACCAGTTTATGGATAAAGATTTCCAGGAAGGTCAAAGGAAGTGA